The nucleotide sequence AATCAGAAGCAAGTTGTCTTATACAAGGTTGAGAAGCAGACATCggatgatttgaaaaatattctaGAATGTCATGCATGCCATCTAACATTTGCTGACAAGGACACAGATATGCAACACcagttgttgtttcatcaaagGAGTGTGAAGCGGCGTAGACTTGGCAAATCCATTGGGGACGGTGTCATCGTAAAAGATGGTAAATATGAATGCCAGTTTTGTCACAAGACTTTTAGTGAGATACATCGCTACAATGGGCATATTGGGGCTCATGTGAGATACCAAGGTCTGAGTGCTGAAGGACTGCCAGATATTATGACAAGAAAGATATTTAATCCATCCCCCTTAGTTGCAGTACTATATGGTTTCTCAGAGACTAATTTGGCTAAAGAGAATGAAGAAACTTGTAATGCAAAATCTGCTGATGAACTTCATGTTGATTCCTCTGAGTGCAGAATTGAGACCAAGAATCCTGAAATTGATCATAATGCAAAGTCTGGTGGTAGTAAAACTACTGAAGTAGCCTGCACAAGCATCTCTGTTGATGACCAAAATAATGATCATAATTTGACTAATTACAAGTCTGATGAGATTGTTCGGGAAAGAAATATCACAGATGACAAATCTGCTGCATGCATGGATGCCATATCTCCTTTTGTTGTTGATGTAAACAATGTGGCACAAAATTGCTCACGTTTTACCACTCGAGAAGCATCTACAAGCAATTATGTTGATGATCAGCCGAACAATATTGATATGATTGATTATAAATGTAAAGTTGTTGAGGCTAGTAGTGTTGAGGATCTCAAATGTAATGACAGCCAGGGTAATGATAGTGATGGAGGTGGTTATATATTAGAGGATATCATCGAGTCTAGCAATACCAAAGATGTCAAGCCTGACACATGCTTGGATGCCGTGTTTTCCCCTCCTAAAAATGGGGACATTGCAACCTGTGAAACTATGACTGAAATTGGTCCTTCCTCCACGAGCATTTCTGTTGACAACGTTAATGATTATCATATGACTGGCCACAAATCTGAGGAGGTTGTTGACATTAATAATGCCGTGGGTGTTAAACCTACTAATAATGAAATCGATCTTTCTTCATGTACTATGATTCCAGATATTGGAAAATATGGCACTGATGAGAAAGTCAACTCAGAAAGACATTTGCTAACCATATCAGGTAATGAATCATCTTATGGGATTGAGACTTTTGCAAATGATATTCTTTCTAGCTCCATGGAAGAAAACATTCTTGATGAACCTGATACATCTGGCAATGGGTTGAAAACTGAATTTGCAGGTTGCCATTCATTTTCTGACAAAGAACCGGTTACTGGGAATATAATGCCTGATGAATTTAATGCTTCCTGTACTGACACTACTTTTGTCAATGGGCACACTGGGGTGATTGAGACTGATGCACATCGTATGTTTGATATTGACATGAACGAATCTGTGCTTGAAGAAATGGATAAACCTGGTAATGTGCTGGAAACTTGCTTTGTTACTAGCAATGCTGGATGCGAAGAGGTTGTTCTGAGCAATGTTGTTGCGAACAATGATCGAACAAACTCCCTGCAGGGTAATGTGGCTGGCACATCATCATGGGTACATTCAGCTGATGGTGTCCCAATCGTTGATATGATCCCAGAACAGGTAAAGTTATTTCAAGCCTAGATGATAGTTGGGGAGAAATACACTCAGTAACCttcaaatttagaaaattcTTATAATAGCATCACGTTACAAACGACTGTCTTGACTGCAAAACCTTTTCATCTCGATGGTTATAACTATAGTTTTTTCGAGCACCAGCCATGCAGGAGAATTTGTGACTTACATCAAATTGGAAATTAAGTGGAAGCCATTTAGAGGTTCTGTACTTACAATATAACAGTCCCAGTTATTTAGATTTGATACGTCTACTTGTGTTCCTTAAACCTCACAAAAGCATGCATGCACACTGGTATAACCGATGTACACCCGTAGGCTCTGTAATTGTCTAGATGATGCCCGTGCCGGAGATGTCCAACCAGCACACAAGTGAGGTACCGATGTGTTTCACAAATGCTAGAACTATTTTAGTTATTTACTCTTTTCTGTTCTAGTATTGCTAAAGTGGGAAGtaagtttaatttaaaattgtaGGACACTTTTTaactcactcttttttttttcagaaaagtgctTTTAAGTTCTGAGGATATAGAGATCAGTAGAGCTGGTGCTTTTCTACTGATAGTGTTTGCTTTCAATGAATAACCAGGAACATTTTGGTGAAGTGCTACTTGTAATGATCAATAAAACTTATGATTATTTGATGATTTACCATGCACATTTGCATATGCAACACGTACTTGTGATGGAGTCTAATCTGTTTTTCGTGCCTTGTAGTTCTATATAGAAGCACCCACGTGTTATGTCTTTTTTTATGTTGTCACTCTGCTAGTAAACTATGGCTCCACTTTTATGTGAACATGTCGGAATAGGTGAACTCGTTTTTGATGCAAGTTTACTTGTAATAATCAATAAAACTTATGATTATTTGATGATTTACCATGCACATTAGCATATGCAACACATACTTGTGATGGAATCTAATCTGTTTTTCGTGCCTTGTAGTTCTATATAGAAGCACCCACGTGTTATGTCTTCTTTATGTTGTCACTCTGCTAGTAAACTATGGCTCCACTTTTATGCGAACATGTCAGAATAGGTGAACTCGTCTTTGATGCAAGTTTACTTGTAATGATCAATAAAACTTATGATTATTTGATGATTTACCATGTACATTTGCATATGCAACACATACTTGTGATGGAATCTAATCTGTTTTTCGTGCCTTGTAGTTCTATATAGAAGCACCCACGTGTTATGTCTTTTTTTATGTGGTCACTCTGCTAGTAAACTATGGCTCCACTTTTATGTGAACATGTCGGAATAGGTGAACTCGTCTTTGATGCAAGTCTAGGTGCATATCTCATTGCATATAATGCCAAGCCTCTATTCATTTCCTGATTCTATCTTGTTTTCTTGATTAGTATCCCAACATGGAGCTGTGGGACCAACAATGCTATGCTTCATCTTCATGTGGAGCGTACTTTTTAGATTCAGTGGTCCTAAATAGGTGCACTGTCTTGGATTTTGCTTGTTGGTTCATCTCTATAATATATGCTTTTGTCGTGGAACTGACAATAAGATGTTCGCCAATCGGCAATTGCCCACTGCTTTTCATGATGTTACTTCGAACCTCCTTTAGCAGGAAAAATGAATATTACTGTCAGCAGGAAAAATGAATATTACTGTCAGAGTAGAAATACAATACCATTGTTACATTGCctgctttctttgtttttctgttaAGCCTATGTTCCTTCTGGAGGATAATTTAGCACAAAAAAATGTTCTACTTTTATAGGTAGGATGATAGATATTGTCCTGGTTAAAtagggcttttttttttgggggggggggggaggggggtggtTTATAACAATCAATCAATAGGGCTTgtgatatataatttttttcgtCCATAAACGAAACTACCCCTCGCTCTTCCTCTTTTCCTCAGTTTCCGCTCTGAGTTCGACTCCTTTTCCTACCGGCAATCCGTTCCCACTCTGAGTTCTTTCCTATTTTCTCCTTGGACAAATTTGGCCACCGACATccctattttctctattttttcacTGTTAATGTGTCCCATCATTGGAAGAGGAAATCATTTTGCTCTCCTGTTCATCGCTCTTCTGCTCTTTCCGTACTTTCCTAGTTTCCCACCCTTATCAGTCGAAGTATCTTTCCAATAGTGGCTTCGACTTTCTTCTTCCGTAATTCGTAGTTTCCCACTCCAATTTTTCAAGTTCGACTCTATTTTTCCACCATTTTTTGGTGGAGAATTGGGACTCTACGACATTCCGTCGTCGGCTCTTCCAGAAGCTTTTTGTTAATGCTGTCGCCTTTGCCCAACTCACCAAATATGTCAATCGTTAcaacataattttttaaattttatatcaaACACCAAATTGTTATATAGTTTTCTATgtcatttgttttaaaatttagaaatggtcaaaatttaaaaaataatagatagAGAGGTTGAGATGGCGCATTTGACATATTTGTCATAAAAAAATCATGATAATCCTTCATTGATCGCTATTCAGTGCTATTCTGTTCTTTGTTACAATTATATAGATCATTCATTAATGCATGATGTTTTACTCAAATAtgtttttctaattttgaaatgatattattaaaatttatcgTTTGAATATAATTTGTGATGCAGACATCTAAGATGGCTCTAATTCAGAGGAGAGGCAAAGCACCTTCtgttggcttgaagaatatggTCAATGGAAGGTGCTACTTCAGTCACTTCGTCCATTTTACTGTCACCCTTGTCAAGTCTATGTCTCGGGAGCAAAAGGAAAGGGTGACCGGCACTCCATTTGGACACATGCTAGCTCTTCCATATATTAAGCAGAGTAGGCCAGTCCTagacacattgctttccttttgGGATGATAAGAAGGAGGGATTTTGGTTTGGTAAAGTGTTAGTGCCTTTTGTAGGGAGTGATTTTGCACTCATCCTTGGTTTGAGTGCCACAGGCAATGAGGTCCAACTGCATAAGGAGGGAAGGGTTAAGTCTGACCTCATCACCCGATTTTTTGAGGGTGACCATAAAAAAGCTGATAGAGATGcagtaaaaaataaattacaataTCTTGTTGGAAAGAGTGAAAAACAAGATGTAGAAGATTTCACCAAATTATGGGTTCTATATCTCTTTGTGACTATCCTCTTTCCATCCATACACTATTATATTCTTAAGGCATTATGTTCATATCTTGATGATTTAGACTGCTTAGGTTCATATAGTTGGGGTCTTGCCGTTTTTGCTTTTCTTCGCCAGCAGATACCTAGTCTAGCCGAGAGTGTGAGGACAAGGAACATCACCGGCAAGGGATCTACTAGGTATATGAATGGCTGCACTGTCGCTCTTGTGGTAAgcattttaatgtttttttgtAATTCATTGTTGAGATATGTATTGACTTCAAATATGATGGTTATATTGGTTTTTGGCAGGCATGGGCTGTTGAGCATGCGAACAGCCTTCTGGGAAGCCACCGGCCACCGTTCATGTATCCACGTCTCCTGCGTTGGAGCAACGCCCCATTCCCTCGCAAGGTGGACGCGATCGCCAAAGTTatgaaaaacttaaaaagatTTCAGGTTTGAATGTTCATTTCTAACATCGCAACTATTTTAACTTGATGCAAAACTTAACTTTTCGCCAGCATTAGGTGATCGGAAAGCTAGAGCCTAGGGAGGAGGAGTTGCACCTTCTATCGCGAGGAAGGCCACAAGTGCGGGCTCCAATAGAGATGCGAGGAGATGAAATTTTGCAAAAGGGTGTGCACGATATAACTCAGGTCTCTGCATACTCTTATTTCCATTTGGTACACTTACAACCACTTGGTAGACATTTATTTCTATTTGGCACTGCCCCTCTTTTCAATTGGTACACAATTAAATGCATACACTAATTAGGATATTTGTGTTGTTTTAGTTTCCGTCATCCAGCCAAAATGAGCGACATCCAATGGAATGCCTAGAGACACGAATGAGAGTGATAGAGAGGTCCTTAATCGCACATGGCTTTAATTTAGAAGACCCTCAAACATTTGGGTATGCCGAAGGGAAGAATGCTCGAATGGTCCTGTTCAATAAAAGGCTGTCGAGAGTCGAGAAGATCCTCCGAGACGAGGGACTTTGATACCAACTTTTCATTCTATTTTTCTGTTCTCTTGTCCCACATCGGTGTGGCATATTGTCATCTGAACATCTCAATGGATAATGCAGCAATGGGTTAGGGTTCTTGATATCATGAGCTGAAATGAGAGAATGTAGGTTCAAGCATTCATTCATTATGAACATATctagcggaaaaaaaaaaagattataaaTGTCATCTGCTACTTTCTTAATTGCCATAAAGAAGCATCATTTGCGATGCTAATCAAGCCCCACCTAATTTAATGTATTACAGTCTCTTACATTTTTAAGACTCGTGCATTCATGCCTTTTCTTTCTATAATCCGATTTTATCCTTagccttttatatatatatatattattttcaactatgtattataatatcttttttatcattttttattaaaaactaaaaataaaacactGCTGCGCATCACCTGGTAATAATGATCAATGCTCGGTTCACTCGAGATGCGGTGGAGACTGGTGCCGAACATGATTAGGTCCGTGGGTGATTGTCTTTCATATCACCCGGTGAAGTGAGCTGCGACTGGTTGTGGGTGATTGTCTTTGTCAACCAAGAGAAAAGAGATTTCACCAAACCATTCCAGAGTAAAACCATCCGTGTATGGATGGATACATAGTCATCCATGTACTGACTTGCCTCCTGCTATCGCTCGGCCACCTCGGTGCctctaaattaaaaataaactagaaactATCAACCATCCTTTTGCTTTTGCTAGATCTCCGTATAATTTCTCCTACTATTGGTGGTCTGCTTCGCGGGGTCTAGTTTATAAGTACATGTAAAAACCACACTTTCCCAAACTCGTCAACGCTATCTGTCTCCGCGTGCAGACATCCTTCGTAGAGGACTCCTCCATTTCCAACCAATCAACCCGTCCTCTCTGGTCTTCTGTCAAGCCGCCTCCAGGTCTCCCATTCGCTCACCGTCCGATCAATATCCGACGGTCCCGATGCCATCCACACCATCTTATAAACCCGTGgcccccctcctttctttttctctctttgatATTTCTTCTGTGGGGTTGTACCAAAACAATCgacagagaaaagagaaaggaaaacgAGGAAAGGAAAGGCAAGAAGAGACgaggggaaaaaagaagaagatttatttgcaattttatttatttatttatttattgatcgGTTCGTCGCCGTGGACGGGGAGAGCTCCCGACGCTAAAATGCGCGCATCGGGCTCCCCTGCTGTCCCGCGCCGCCTCCCCTCGATCTAGGGTTTCGATTGTAACCTATCTCTTTCTCTCGTCTCCTTCTCGATTTCTTCGCTTATTGTCGTTAATCATGGAGGGGAGGAGGGTTTCGAGGGCAGTGGCGGCGTTGTTGGTTCTTCTTCTGGTCGTCGTGGGGCCGGCGGCCGCCTCCGCCTCGGTCTGCCCTAGGGTTTCGGCCTGCCAGTCGATCCTGGGGCGGCCGGACTCGTGCCCGCGCCTGGCTTCTCCGGTACTCGGTGGTAATCTGATCGGCGTCATCGAGGTGAATACCTACCACAGCTAGTTAGGGTTTTCTTTAATTGTGGTTCTAGTCCGGAGAATCTCTTGAGGTGTCATAGATTGGTATGATTGCTGTAACAAAATATCCCCCCTCCAAAATTTGTTCTTTTTCACCTTTTCTTTTggtatgaaaataaatttttttggacAACgtctatcttttattttttggtctGGGGGGATTAATTTATTAACTGTTACATTTCGGTGGAGACTGAAGAGAAACGAATATCTTTGATTTCGTGAATTATTATACAAAAGCTAGCTTTCGATAAGAAAAGGTATTCTTTTGAGATATTAGGAATTTTGAGATATCTTTTCCTGACATATTAGTTATTATACTCATGGTAAGAACGGTAAGATCATGAAAACAAACTCTATATGTGACATTAGCTAGCAAAAATAGTTTCTTAGTTGGATACACAAGAAAGGAGCTTGTCTTGTGTGTGGGAGTTTGGTTGGAGATATTAAtccagggagaaaaaaaaagggtcagAGAGGGCATTATGATATAAGTTTATCGTCTAATTATGGGGAAGTGGATGTTGAATTGGATATCATGTATCTATAACTGAAGGATGTTTGCTTGGATATTTAGAACCTCGTTGTCTTTATGGTGCGACTCGTGTTTCAAAATGCCTAAAAAAAGACATTGAAGAATAGGATCAAGACTTTGGGAAGAGGACTTTCATGCTTATACTTCAGATTCTGGTCAATCGGTGGTGAAGTCAAAttgttttgttttgattttttctCTCAATGTTTTTAGGATGATAAAGTCTATCAAGATGAAAAAGATGTTGATTGGAGAGAATCTTTGGGAAATCCTAATTTTCTTTGTGCATGCAAAATACTTATCAGGGTGCTCTTTTTACCAATTTATGCTCATTATTCTTGAGGGGCTGCCTGCGACTTTTGACCATATATACCTTCCATTATGTCAAGACAGCTTTATATCATCTTGTAGTTGGTGGATGGCTGTGGCAATTTCCCTTTTAATCTCCATATCTTGCTTACGAGTTCCAACACTCCTAGGTCTCATAATTACATGCCAGCACAccatcttaattttttttaaaaatgttaACTATTAACAGAAGTGGGTCCCACtattttaaaatctttttttaattGAGATCCCATGCGAAGCCAGTGTAATTCCATTGTCACTTCTTTCTGCTCTTGCCTAGGGACATGCATGGGGTTAGAGAGCAGGTTCTAAGATGTGTGAAACAGGTCCATCTATCCAAGTGTCTGGAAGAATCCGAAACTAGAATCTTCTAAAATTCAGCCATGGGAATGTGTATATTATATATTCATCTTTAAATATGTATTCGCGTATGATGAGTAGTGAGCTAGATCTAGGCTCTTTAAAGTTCATCAAGTTTGGTAAAGTGGttgttaattattatttttagactTGATATATTTCATTTGTGAGTGCCAAAAGTAGGCATATAACCATGATTTCATCATGATTTGATGGTATGAAGTGTCAAGGAGTGTCATGGAATGTCCCAAGCGTCCAACAAGtcaaaaaacctaaaatttggaGTGTCCAAGGAACACTAGTGGGTTCCTGTTTCTCCTTATCTGATTAGGGAGTTGAAACAAGATAATGATTTGGACTTGGAgtcttttttttccctcaaagaaaaaagaatttgaGGCCATAACCCTAAGTCTGGCCACAAATGTTATATATAGTAAGACGATTAGATAGCTTTaatatatcttctttttttttgggtgtcaTTAGTTTTCCTAGTGGATTCGCTTGTTTCCTTTCACTTGTTGTTCTTAGACAATTCAATGTAATTATACATTCAATGGTGTCAGAGTTTTAGCTAACTGATTTGGACTTGCTCTGATGTTGTTTTAGTGAGGATCTTTTGGACTTGCTAAAATAAGCATTTATGTTAAGTTTATTTTCTGAACTTTTTCCATGGAATTGCAGCACAATTGTTTAGTGAACTGAAGGAAATGGACAAGAACATAGCATGCATATGATGGAACTAAAGGCTTACTCAGATAAACattcttttaatttatttttctttttgaatgtgCGATAACACATGTACTGGTGTGGTGAGAACAATTGCATTTTTGGCATGGTCTGATATAGTAGAATGCCATAGACTCTAAAGAAGTAACTAGAATGGCATGAACATGTGTATTGAGGACTTGAGGAGGTGCCTGTAAGGGGAGCTGCTCGAGTTTGTTTTATCAATTtatgaagaggagaagaagatgctAGCGATCTGGAAGAAAGTTGGGAAAATGGACTGAAAAAGCTCACAGTATCTCTAGTACTAGCACATAGTGGAAGTTTTTGACAAATGAAGATTCATAATGCTTTCCCTAAAAGATTAGATCTAGGCTTGTGGTTGCAATTGTGGTTGTCGGCTAAGTTATTAAACATCAAATGTTTATTAAAAAATTCGAAGTATGAGATTCATACTTGAGTCAGAAAATTCCgattttgttattattatactatagcaTTCTTTGGTTCGAATCAGGATTTAGATTGTGGTATGAATTTGTTTTATGTCATACAATATTCACTCTGTTGTATGGTTATGAGCTCAACACAAGAGATGTGCAATAATATGCACCATTTGATATTACAATTTGGCATGTACCATGACATGTCATAGCAGTATTCTGGCATATTATTATGTAAGAGTTTGGAACTTGACTACTTGCAGGTTGGTTATTATTTTCCTTTTGCAAACATCTCCAGTActcttttaactttttttatgtAACTTTTTTATCCAATATGATGTTAATCCATGTTTGTTATTGGTACACCTTTCCGTATAAAGGTGTAAGGATTATGTTGAGAACTTCTTTATCAAAGGAAATTGCATTTCCCATTGGGCATAAAGATGCTAGTTTTTTCTAGAAGGGTTAGAGTCTTGGATGAACACTTGAGTCTTGAGGTATGTCTACTTGTCACAAAGTATAATGAGAGTTCACTTGAACTGAGTTTTCCTAGTGTAGCTTAGTATTCTTTTAGCATATGTTTAGTTATGATGTGTTTCTTGCCATGCAGTTTCATGCAAGGTCGAAGGAACCGGTACCGGACACCGGTCCGGTTCTCCGGCGGGACGACTCggtacgggccgtgccgggcttgtACCGAAAGAGAAACcatgggagagaggaaaagagagagagagcaagcgaggagggagagagagagagggcgggATGCCGGCGAAGTGCCGACTAAGGCTGGAGGAGGCCATCGGAGGCTGGCCTCGGCCGTGGGTAACGAGGCTGCCGTCGCTGCTCCTGTTTCGAATGAAACAGGGTTCGGCCACGGCCTTAAAAAAATtttgcgatttttaagtgaagtcggcagccttaaaaaaatttcgtgaTTTTTAAGGGAAGTCGCAAAatcttgccgacttcacttaaaaatcgcaaaATTTTTTAAGGCTGCGACCGGACCCCATTTCGTTGGAAACAGAGGCAGCGGCTGCGACCTCGCTACCCGCAGCCTTCGCCGGCGTCacgctctctctccctccctccctaccCCGCtagctctctctttctttctctagcTCCGGCAACGCATTTCGTTGCCGGAACCGTACTGGTAAGCCACCGGTACGGCTCGGGACGGCTGGAACCATTCGATTCGGGACGATTCCGCCGACCCTGGTTTCATGAGCTAGTTACCAGTTGCTGTTGGTTCTTGTTGGTTTTTATAGATAAGGCTATGACGAGTGCATTGTGTTGTTTTGGAGGATTTTGGCCAGTTTACATGGACCAATCTGTATTGGCTCTTACTGATCGAGTTGGCTTGTGAACCGGTTGTACCAGGCCATTTTGGTGCTTAACTTGGAAAGTCATCTTCTGTAGATGTTTAGAATTAGTTTCGGAGCAGTATGTgagtttctctttttctttcaacatcCAAAAAgtgagaaggaaaaaagaaaaagaaggattcTTATGgaatgtaattacttttcttTACTAAAAAAGGCTCTTATGTTCAGGAAACATAAGCACAATGGCTATGTTTCATTAGCTATAGtttaaagaaaaatcaaaaacagTTTCTATTCTCAGAAAAGTTGTTCTAGTTgcttctaattttctttttaaaatatttttcttcgattatttttaattattattttttaattgagTTGGTCCCTATTTGGCATGAGCACTTTGCTCAATAGGTGATCTATTGTATTAGTAACTATTTAGTTATACCAAATACTGTTTCTGTGCATGCGCACTTGGGTGGCGggagtttttgtttttttgggggAGAGGGGGATGCAAAAGTATTATGCATTGGATTAGTTGTTTGTGAATAGAAGTAGACACAGAATACCTGTGTGATTTCATTCAAGAGATATTTTGTGCAAGTTCTGCGGCATCTTGAAATTAGGATCAGAGGGACATTATTGTACATGAAGCCTTGTAACCTTGAATCTTGACAGACTACTTATGCTTTCTACCTTAGGAGAGTCTAACCCATTAATGTTGCATTCTTGTTTAGGATTCATGGCTTATTCACTAGGAGCTTGGTTACCAGAtcttttaacctgtttaactttCGTTGTTAATATTTTGGTTTGCTAGGGACTTTGTGGATTGATGTGAGTCAAAATAGAAATCAGTACTTGAACTTAAATTGCTACCACGTCTATTCTAGGGTCTATTGTACAATTATCTTACTAATATTTGTATCTGATTCCCTTGCTTCAGGCTTTCCAGCTACTGACTGTCATTTTAATGGCATAATTTATCATGCATGAGTCTATTTTAAGCTTCTAAATGTTTGTTTCTAAATGAACTTCTGGTCTCAGAACTTCCAATTGCAAATATTTGCTGATTTAGTCATACTGATGCCAAATTATTGGATTGGAGTCTGGCAAGGGTTTGGTGTACCCATATCAGTAATAGTTGATTTCTTGATATGACTGAATGGTTCGATCACATTAATGAATCCTAGTTAAATTGTCCTGATTGCTAGATCAGTTTGCAAGCAGCAGGTTTTGCACATGTATCAGACATAGTTGCTTTCTAGATATGACTGAATGGTTTCATCACATTAAAGAACCCGATTTAAATTATCCTTAACTTCTCGATAAATTTGCAAGCAACATATATATGCAGGGAGAACCATATTTATAGAAGTGGCAATTATCGTACTGGAACACgaaagaattttatcttgttttctGTTTTGGCTTCCCTTAGTATGTGATCATAGATTTCATATTTTGAGTGTAAGCAGtttattttgatgttttgatTAAAGCATGAAGTCCCCTAGGTCAAATTCTATCTTCTTTCTGTGAGATCACAAATTAAATTGCACACCCAAAATACTACTTATTAAATGTGTACTATTCAAATGACTGAGTTGCGTGGACTTCGGCAATGAAGTGGGCATTGCAGTGTTGGTGGTAGAATCGGTTCTGGAGAAGGCATGTTAATTGGAATGAAAATTCCTTGTCCGCATAATGAATTTGTATTAAAGATTGACGGAGTACTCATTGAGGGAATATGTTCTTATGGCACTTCTCTGCAGGATCTCCATTCTTGTTTCCAGATTTGCAGCGTACAGTCTTTCCATTGCTTCTGATTGCAATGTTTGAGGACATGATCAATGAAATGTGAGAAAAGGTTCATTAATATCTTCAAGATCATTGAACAAGAAAATTTGTCTTTCAAGAAAATGTTATCTTATGATAATTGTATCTCCATGAGTTTAGGTATTTAACTCTTATGACATCTCAGTTTT is from Phoenix dactylifera cultivar Barhee BC4 chromosome 6, palm_55x_up_171113_PBpolish2nd_filt_p, whole genome shotgun sequence and encodes:
- the LOC120111032 gene encoding uncharacterized protein LOC120111032 isoform X4, producing METELIPVVDLRLLSQAELNTLSLSCPNAFDPHRCDDIVVPKIDRSVFNESAGSRKQTYSRLRLAPRKPNGPPSSFSSSSSIARRRPRGHLSSSPHSFSATSATDGTSAEDDDPGRRKNQQIVSFLRQLFAREDSSAPPPQLPSQSQTNLALTVATPISTHRNPDAGDSSSKALVVVDDRDREVLNAKGVAVDLVGLGEMVDPFGEKLRRRTAGLKAEEELLRFLSGLEGQWGNWRKRRKIVDASVVGDDLPRGWKLLLELKRKDGVAGLNCRQYVSPNGKQFVSCKEVSSYILSLISHPNEMRSVSVRNDGSTHELDKSTPRSQATGLAHQEDIVRENHSFSSVTPIASYLDDNQKQVVLYKVEKQTSDDLKNILECHACHLTFADKDTDMQHQLLFHQRSVKRRRLGKSIGDGVIVKDGKYECQFCHKTFSEIHRYNGHIGAHVRYQGLSAEGLPDIMTRKIFNPSPLVAVLYGFSETNLAKENEETCNAKSADELHVDSSECRIETKNPEIDHNAKSGGSKTTEVACTSISVDDQNNDHNLTNYKSDEIVRERNITDDKSAACMDAISPFVVDVNNVAQNCSRFTTREASTSNYVDDQPNNIDMIDYKCKVVEASSVEDLKCNDSQGNDSDGGGYILEDIIESSNTKDVKPDTCLDAVFSPPKNGDIATCETMTEIGPSSTSISVDNVNDYHMTGHKSEEVVDINNAVGVKPTNNEIDLSSCTMIPDIGKYGTDEKVNSERHLLTISGNESSYGIETFANDILSSSMEENILDEPDTSGNGLKTEFAGCHSFSDKEPVTGNIMPDEFNASCTDTTFVNGHTGVIETDAHRMFDIDMNESVLEEMDKPGNVLETCFVTSNAGCEEVVLSNVVANNDRTNSLQGNVAGTSSWVHSADGVPIVDMIPEQTSKMALIQRRGKAPSVGLKNMVNGRCYFSHFVHFTVTLVKSMSREQKERVTGTPFGHMLALPYIKQSRPVLDTLLSFWDDKKEGFWFGKVLVPFVGSDFALILGLSATGNEVQLHKEGRVKSDLITRFFEGDHKKADRDAVKNKLQYLVGKSEKQDVEDFTKLWVLYLFVTILFPSIHYYILKALCSYLDDLDCLGSYSWGLAVFAFLRQQIPSLAESVRTRNITGKGSTRYMNGCTVALVAWAVEHANSLLGSHRPPFMYPRLLRWSNAPFPRKVDAIAKVMKNLKRFQVIGKLEPREEELHLLSRGRPQVRAPIEMRGDEILQKGVHDITQGDEVVLQRALNIVYRKREDYIAMLFYAPWCPFSRICRPNFQVLSSLFPTIRHFAFEESVIRSSILSRYGVHGFPTLFLLNSTMRVRYRGSRNITSLVAFYNDVTGANPAVLDPIPVEKIVDPSTDTELKEDNEQENCPFSWGRSPEKLLQQDTYLVLAWSFVLMRLLYILLPKLNACVKRAWRRHMQYASLMSLQDRSQAYVDHVKQGFNRLNPCKRGNLQEGAMNAKVWASKSLASVSIGEPSSGRAYSAGDRR
- the LOC120111032 gene encoding uncharacterized protein LOC120111032 isoform X8, with the protein product MIKCIWIVSCLLIGVYPHNISIFLHTNPNGKQFVSCKEVSSYILSLISHPNEMRSVSVRNDGSTHELDKSTPRSQATGLAHQEDIVRENHSFSSVTPIASYLDDNQKQVVLYKVEKQTSDDLKNILECHACHLTFADKDTDMQHQLLFHQRSVKRRRLGKSIGDGVIVKDGKYECQFCHKTFSEIHRYNGHIGAHVRYQGLSAEGLPDIMTRKIFNPSPLVAVLYGFSETNLAKENEETCNAKSADELHVDSSECRIETKNPEIDHNAKSGGSKTTEVACTSISVDDQNNDHNLTNYKSDEIVRERNITDDKSAACMDAISPFVVDVNNVAQNCSRFTTREASTSNYVDDQPNNIDMIDYKCKVVEASSVEDLKCNDSQGNDSDGGGYILEDIIESSNTKDVKPDTCLDAVFSPPKNGDIATCETMTEIGPSSTSISVDNVNDYHMTGHKSEEVVDINNAVGVKPTNNEIDLSSCTMIPDIGKYGTDEKVNSERHLLTISGNESSYGIETFANDILSSSMEENILDEPDTSGNGLKTEFAGCHSFSDKEPVTGNIMPDEFNASCTDTTFVNGHTGVIETDAHRMFDIDMNESVLEEMDKPGNVLETCFVTSNAGCEEVVLSNVVANNDRTNSLQGNVAGTSSWVHSADGVPIVDMIPEQTSKMALIQRRGKAPSVGLKNMVNGRCYFSHFVHFTVTLVKSMSREQKERVTGTPFGHMLALPYIKQSRPVLDTLLSFWDDKKEGFWFGKVLVPFVGSDFALILGLSATGNEVQLHKEGRVKSDLITRFFEGDHKKADRDAVKNKLQYLVGKSEKQDVEDFTKLWVLYLFVTILFPSIHYYILKALCSYLDDLDCLGSYSWGLAVFAFLRQQIPSLAESVRTRNITGKGSTRYMNGCTVALVAWAVEHANSLLGSHRPPFMYPRLLRWSNAPFPRKVDAIAKVMKNLKRFQVIGKLEPREEELHLLSRGRPQVRAPIEMRGDEILQKGVHDITQGDEVVLQRALNIVYRKREDYIAMLFYAPWCPFSRICRPNFQVLSSLFPTIRHFAFEESVIRSSILSRYGVHGFPTLFLLNSTMRVRYRGSRNITSLVAFYNDVTGANPAVLDPIPVEKIVDPSTDTELKEDNEQENCPFSWGRSPEKLLQQDTYLVLAWSFVLMRLLYILLPKLNACVKRAWRRHMQYASLMSLQDRSQAYVDHVKQGFNRLNPCKRGNLQEGAMNAKVWASKSLASVSIGEPSSGRAYSAGDRR